In Gopherus evgoodei ecotype Sinaloan lineage chromosome 10, rGopEvg1_v1.p, whole genome shotgun sequence, a single window of DNA contains:
- the ANKS4B gene encoding ankyrin repeat and SAM domain-containing protein 4B, translated as MSTRYHKAAADGNLDLLKEATRKDLNTSDEDGMTPTLLAAYHGYLEAVEVICRRGGDPDKCDIWGNTPLHHAASNGHIHCVSFLINFGANIFALDNDLRTPLDAAASRDQHECVRILDKAASEQSVMNPKRVAKLKAQAPRNAEKQIKECEKRQEKYQNEMTRNFNKEKFGSMSSTSATASRTKVSNFFIPNTLGSFPRNLKDTFRMKSKKKDENAGYQKAQSNGQEDDRAGRTTVMDVFSEKDEDELCNDFKGKNISEDDGEQEHVSIFKRPGLGNIVFRRNLSAGINAEEMFSEKEEISFKMPTELFRHERAESTSELDTENDFDVPWHEDEIGWDDDEAESTPLEVFLASQNLNEFVPVFMREKIDLDALMLCSDEDLLSIQMQLGPRKKVLSAADRRKQALEKPGKLVDTRL; from the exons ATGTCGACCAGGTATCACAAAGCAGCCGCGGATGGCAACCTGGATCTGTTGAAAGAAGCCACCAGAAAAGATCTCAATACCTCAGATGAAGATGGAATGACACCCACCCTCTTGGCAGCTTACCATGGGTACCTGGAGGCAGTGGAAGTCATATGTAGGAGAGG CGGTGACCCTGACAAATGTGACATCTGGGGGAACACACCTCTCCATCATGCGGCTTCTAATGGTCACATTCACTGTGTCTCATTCTTGATTAACTTCGGAGCCAATATATTTGCCCTGGATAATGATCTGCGCACTCCTCTGGATGCAGCTGCCAGCAGGGACCAGCATGAATGTGTCAGAATCCTAGACAAAGCTGCTTCCGAACAGAGTGTAATGAATCCCAAAAGAGTCGCCAAACTCAAAGCCCAGGCCCCGAGGAACGctgagaaacaaatcaaagaatgTGAAAAGCGCCAAGAGAAATACCAAAACGAAATGACCAGgaattttaacaaagaaaagtttGGATCAATGAGTTCTACCAGTGCAACAGCCTCCAGGACAAAGGTGTCCAATTTCTTTATTCCAAATACATTGGGCTCTTTCCCCAGAAATCTGAAGGACACCTTCAGGATGAAGTCAAAAAAGAAAGATGAAAACGCAGGTTATCAGAAAGCACAAAGCAATGGCCAAGAAGATGATAGGGCTGGGCGAACTACCGTGATGGATGTATTCAGTGAAAAAGATGAGGATGAATTATGTAATGActttaaagggaaaaatatttctgaagatgATGGCGAGCAGGAGCATGTGTCCATTTTCAAACGGCCAGGTCTCGGCAATATTGTGTTTAGACGGAATTTGTCTGCAGGGATAAATGCTGAAGAGATGTTCTCAGAGAAAGAagaaataagttttaaaatgCCAACTGAGCTTTTTCGGCATGAAAGGGCTGAGAGCACAAGTGAGCTAGATACTGAAAATGATTTCGATGTCCCTTGGCATGAGGATGAAATTGGATGGGATGATGATGAAGCTGAGAGCACCCCTCTTGAGGTATTTCTGGCATCACAGAATCTGAATGAGTTTGTACCTGTCTTCATGAGAGAAAAGATTGATTTAGATGCCCTCATGCTATGCTCCGATGAAGACCTACTGAGCATACAAATGCAGCTGGGCCCAAGGAAGAAAGTCCTCAGTGCAGCAGATAGAAGAAAGCAGGCACTGGAGAAACCTGGAAAGCTTGTAGATACTCGCTTATAA